A single genomic interval of Spinacia oleracea cultivar Varoflay chromosome 6, BTI_SOV_V1, whole genome shotgun sequence harbors:
- the LOC130463358 gene encoding uncharacterized protein, with the protein MEVESLLILMDRMVFWNVRGVNRGTKQKDVKSFLNSNRCSLVCLLETKVKAHNLGALYLNLFTGWSFTSNNMCHPGGRIILAWNPSEFQVNPYFSSSQLIQCAIKPKNGSQFECSFIYAHNSQQDRVALWKDLCSIAGSVNDAWILMGDFNCVLNTDERVGSAVRLHEIQDFQSCVNTCGLVDAKLNGNFFTWNNKQQGSRRVFSKLDRVLINQAWLTHYPNTEVCFKNEGYFDHCPGIVSVYPHLAAGKKPFKFFHMWQEAPQYKDIVMTAWNMSVTGTPMYQVVQKLKNVKIALKKLNKEGFGDIEAKEAKTAQALQELQDELHKNPADVEMANKEKQAQ; encoded by the coding sequence ATGGAGGTGGAATCCCTCCTGATTCTAATGGATAGAATGGTATTCTGGAATGTCAGGGGGGTGAATAGGGGCACCAAACAAAAAGATGTAAAATCCTTTTTGAACTCAAATAGGTGCAGCCTTGTTTGTCTCCTTGAAACAAAGGTCAAAGCTCACAATCTGGGGGCTTTGTACCTTAATTTGTTTACTGGTTGGTCTTTCACCTCCAATAACATGTGTCACCCTGGTGGTAGGATTATTCTTGCTTGGAATCCATCTGAATTCCAGGTGAATCCCTATTTCAGTTCCAGTCAGTTAATTCAGTGTGCCATTAAACCAAAAAATGGTAGTCAGTTTGAATGTTCCTTTATATATGCTCATAATTCTCAACAAGATAGAGTTGCTCTTTGGAAAGATCTTTGCTCTATAGCTGGTTCAGTTAATGATGCTTGGATCTTGATGGGTGACTTTAACTGTGTTCTCAACACAGATGAGAGAGTGGGTAGTGCAGTTAGATTACATGAAATTCAGGATTTCCAGTCCTGTGTTAATACTTGTGGCTTGGTGGATGCTAAACTAAATGGTAATTTTTTCACCTGGAATAATAAACAACAAGGCAGTAGGAGAGTGTTCTCTAAACTGGATAGAGTTTTGATAAATCAGGCTTGGCTCACACACTATCCAAATACTGAGGTTTGTTTTAAAAATGAGGGTTACTTTGACCATTGCCCTGGCATTGTTTCTGTTTACCCTCATTTGGCAGCAGGGAAAAAGCCCTTCAAGTTCTTTCACATGTGGCAAGAAGCTCCTCAATACAAAGACATTGTGATGACTGCTTGGAATATGTCTGTTACTGGCACTCCCATGTATCAGGTGGTtcagaaactgaaaaatgtaaAAATTGCTTTGAAAAAGTTGAACAAGGAGGGGTTTGGTGATATTGAGGCCAAGGAAGCTAAAACAGCTCAGGCTCTGCAGGAGCTGCAAGATGAATTACACAAAAACCCTGCTGATGTTGAGATGgctaataaagaaaaacaagcaCAATAG